A stretch of Coccidioides posadasii str. Silveira chromosome 2, complete sequence DNA encodes these proteins:
- a CDS encoding uncharacterized protein (EggNog:ENOG410PNGC~COG:Q~BUSCO:15168at33183), translating to MTALRFVRSVWESFRATSGLEPRLLDNLRVTAARPGVVNFELDIKKEHTNRLNILHGGTIASMVDLGGSLAVASRGLFATGVSTDLNVTYLSSGGKVGDKILAEVTCDKFGNNLAYTSIKFMNAKNEVVARGSHTKYVAHAFRDPRNIVEELKPEP from the exons ATGACGGCCTTGAGATTTGTTAGATCG GTATGGGAGTCCTTCCGGGCTACATCAGGCCTGGAGCCGAG ATTACTAGACAAT CTTCGAGTCACTGCAGCTCGCCCTGGTGTTGTAAACTTTGAGCTTGATATTAAAAAGGAACATACA AATCGGCTTAACATCCTTCATGGCGGCACGATTGCTAGCATGG TTGATCTCGGAGGGTCTCTTGCTGTGGCTTCTCGGGGCCTCTTTGCCACCGGTGTCTCGACAGATCTCAATG TGACTTATCTAAGCTCCGGGGGTAAAGTCGGGGATAAAATTTTAGCT GAGGTGACTTGCGACAAAT TTGGAAATAATCTTGCATATACCAGCATCAAGTTCATGAATGCCAAAAATGAAGTGGTGGCTAGGGGCAGCCATACAAA ATATGTTGCCCATGCTTTCAGGGATCCAAGGAACATTGTGGAAGAGCTTAAGCCAGAACCCTGA